TATGGTGAAAGATTACACAATAATCCTTATTACACAATGTAATTGTGTAATTGTGAGAATTAATTTCTGTTCAATAGATCAGAAATAAGTGTGTTATATATGACTGAGTCCAGACCTCTAAACCTTATCCCAGAAACCATTTTCCTTTGCTTCATCAGGTACACTCTAAGCAGTAAAACTTTTAAAGACCCAGCAAAAAAAGATGTTGTAATACAAGAGCTCTGGAGATCCCAAAGGCCAAGTCTTCAGATGTCATGCTGTTGGTATCACATGGAGGTGTGTGTATGTACCAAGGTGAAACAATGGGAAAACTCTTCCTTTTGGCAATGACGGATCTTCTGAGAGACAGAAGCATGGTATTTCTCATCCAATTCTCTGTGTAACTTCGGGTCTGCACCAGAATAAAAAGTGAGAGAAAGGCATTTTGGGATTCCTTTCCCTAGAATGGAATATGCATGTGTTCTGGAGAGGCAGTGGAAAAAGACAAGTTTATTTGTCACTCTTCAATAGCTGTTTCCTATGTTGTGTCACCTATGTGCTTTGCATGAAAGTCATCTAGTAGTGTGCTCCTGCAATTGGACATCCAAGAAGCATATGAGTATATGTTGTCTGTACATGGGGCTTGGACATAATGTATGCAGCAGGATACCATATTGAgagatatatgtgtgtatatatatgtgttataattagtgaagtttgggtggacccttggacactgtgacagctgaccacacccacgggggggaagtcccatgaggggccacaggtcaggctcagcttaggacgcacaaacacagagattgatcttttattagacaatgtgatgaagccatcagaggtggcagtagtgagcagtagaagtagcccagctgggctagtatctctcaggcactggaacagggacccctccggtagcagtgctgtagtggaaggaactgagaataatgagtacagtggaatatgcacaaagccccagtatagagaaccccaggatagggagagcaggccctcgaggagcgagtacctgatccctgagagctgagaggcttgaaggtaatgtactcacacagcagttccacgtaggaaatggcactagggctggaacagaggcaggccctcgaggagagagtgcctggttccaggaaacagctctgaggtgaagatggtagtactcactggtgttgaagatttatttatttatttatttgtttgtttgtttatttatttaaggtggggttttttttaccgacattcatcaagagatatcatatcggttttcATATAACATGGGTAATATGGAAAAGAATAatagttacatataacaggggtgcgAGGAACTGGGAGTAAAATGCGAGATagaggaggaaaggcaggagagctggaggatCAAGGCTGGTAAATGGAGTAGTTACCAGTGGACTTTAATAACAGTATAACGATAGTGATAACAGAACTTTGTACATTTACGCTAGCGTATTAAACTTAATATATCTAGGATAGCGAGTTAACCTTAGTTATAAAGCATCACAGAACTTGCAGTTTCAAATAAAAGAGCGTCAGAAGGGGCTTAATGAGAGTGAGGGTTATTGgtaagcttgcttgaatagccaagtcttaaggtttttttaaatttctgtgtgcaGTGTTCAAGTCTGAGGTTAGGGGGCATGGCATTCCAAGCATAAGGGCAATCTATGGATAAGGCATGATCTTTAGTGGAATTGAGGTGTATGTGTTTGGGGGTGGGTGTGTGGAGGCTTGCTTGAATGCAGATCTGGTTGGTCTAATGGAAGCATGGTAATGTATGAAGTCTTTCATCCAGTGCATGTTCTGATTGTGGAGGGTTTTGTGTATCAAAGTAAGGGTTTTGTAAGTTACTAGAtggtggatggggagccagtgcagatctttgagaataggggtgatatggtcaaatttgcAGGACTTGGTGAGtatcctggcagtggcattttgaagcAGTTGAAGGGGATTAATTGTGGCTTTAGGTAGACCAAAcagaagggaattacagtagtcaattttggatagaATTTTGGCTTGAAGAAATGTATGGAAGTCATTGAGGTGCAGtaagggtctgagtttttttttagGGTGTTGAGTTTAAAGTAGCAGCTTTTCATGGTTGAGCcaatgaatttttatttatttatttatttatttaagggttttttatataccggggcacgttaaaaacatcacctcggttcacaatgtaacataacatagcaacaggctttacaataaatttATAGGAGGAGGAAACATTGAGGCAATTAATTCAACTTGAAAGGTGGTTACATGTTCACATATTTTAAGTATATTCACATTAACTATATTCACAATAactatatttacattttaattattcACATGATGCCAGGGAATATATGTGGTTAGATCAGGTGGTAggatggtggggagggtgagggtggagggttggagggtgagaggggaggaggatgagggagagTTGGAGGAATGGGAGTGGGGTtggaggaatgggaatgggaatggaTGAGGATCATGGTTAAGTTCAATAGGTCGTGTCAGTCAGTGGGGGGCGTGAGGGTAGGGTGTGTATCTATGGGAGTAGACGGTTGAGGTGATTATCACTTATGATTCCTGGGTCTCGTGCATGTAATGAGAGGGATAGGTTTTGGGGGTAGGAGTTTGGCAGGGAGGATGTGGTGGTGAGATAATGAGTAATTCAGTTTTGGAGGAATTAAGGGCTAGGttgagggaggtgaggagtatATTTATAGAAGAACATGCGTTTTCCCATCTTTCGATGGTGGAGGTGAGAGGGTCGGTGATAGGGATAAGAacttgcacgtcgtctgcatatatgaagtgggtgagtttgaggtcagagaggaggtggcataaggggagaaggtatatattgaagagggtggaggacagtaaagatccttgggggactcctctgTGGAGGTATATTGGTTTGGATTCATAGTTatcaattttgactttgtagagTCTATTGGTGAGGTACGATTGAACCATAGTAAAGGGGTGCCAGAGATACCTATTTCACTGAGACGTTTTAGAAGAATGTTGTGATTAACTGTGTCATACACTGTGGATATATCAAGAAGGGTAAGGAGATAGGAGTGACCTTTGTCGAAACCTCTTAGaatcatgcaacaaaacactgcacggagcggcagtagccacagaggcattcacggagcgggatgccggtggccagcggaaggatggagggctgccatctcaaaaaaaaacaaacaaacaaacaaacaagcaaacaaaacaggggtgggtaaggggcaggggtgtggcctgctggttgcggcggttgctacccctgattgagctggatgttcactaggttgacgctgctctctgcattggtggaggggtggaaggtaattggggccggagggtgctggaagccaatagagacgggtgggagggagaaaaaagggggaaaaaaagaaatggataaactgcgtagcttgctgggcagactggatgggccgttagtcttcttctgccgtcacttctatgtttctatatatgtttctatgtttctatgttatgtttctatgtttctatatgatgtcagaaagagagagtaggagagtttcaGTGTTGTAGAGTTTtcggaaaccaaattgagagtgggagaggagatagcgaatccttccaggcagaagagaaggtaggagcaggcagcaagttagagaacatgggccctcaaggagcaagtaccagtttcctgatagcgacctgaaaagcaagtgaggcccccgaggagcgggtacgccgttagcgttaagagtccaatggaaattggagaggtagagtagctgggtacggagagcaaatcccatcggtaagaatcacccttgctaactcaaaggctagcaaacattgtaggctttaaatatccgggcagcgtgacgtcatcacagggggatgcccctgaggttcgcgccaagtaggaaataagagtgagggccgcgcagcacgcgtgccctaaggtaccagcggagcatggcgggaggcagcgcccaagccgttccggggacgccggagaggacagcaggcagacaccgcggcagccaggcatccatccatagcgagagaaggtgcaaagaaagaaaggtaggcagagtgaagccatcgggaagggacagttgcaacaaTATGCAGCCATGTGTGCCACTGAAAAAtttgagtatgtgtgtatttatCAGCCTTAACAAATTTAAATTATCCTCTGTAGAGTATACAAATGTCAGAGTATGGACAATGTTATTTTCTCTAATGTATTTTGATTAGTTTTTGAATATCATCTGGAACAGTAGAAggcaattaaaaaattaaataaataaataaagaagtaaaAGGGATATATTTTTATAGACAATGTGCTTAGCTGCTTGTGCTTTCTGTTGTTCATTGGGGAGTGggtgcctccctccctcccaatatACCCAATAAAATGAAGGAACTCTCCTAGCCACCACTTCCTCCAAGACCCCTTCTCCACACCTAGTCCTCATTCTATCACTGTCTTGAtcttccaaaatggccaccagtcAACctgaggttggtgccattttgatgtgatgtgatgtggtAGTCTGTCAAATTATAAAATGATAGTCACACTACAACTAGGGGATGGGAGGGACTGAATGCACTGAGGTGGAGTGTGAAGGAGAGCTAGTGTATGCTGCTATCAAACTGGGAAGGGAGTGCAGCCTGGTTAGGTTTGACAGGGGAGCAAAGTGTTCTGGGGTTGGCCACTGAGCGGAGAAAGAAGTGCAGGGATTAGACCTGTGAGGATACGTGGGTCTCGGGAGGGGGAGACATAGTATGTTGGGACTAGGCTAATGAAGGGGTAGGTTAGTACTGAGGTGAGGCTGGGGAGCAAGATCTGAGTGTCCTGGGGAGGGAGATAACAGAGTGTGATTAAGGGCTGAGGAGAAGAGAAAGAAGTGCTGGGATGGGGATGAGTAATTTGGAAGGGAGTGCTGGGTTGGAACAAGAGAGGACAGTCACACCATGCCTCTAGGTTATTTCTAAGGGTTTCAGAGAGCTATGCAGAGAAGAATCGGAATGTGCTGAGATAATCCTGGGGAGAGGGAGTTGGTCAGTGTTGGGCTGGGTTGTGGAGGAGGTTTGGAGAGAGCTGGGCTCAGactggggggaggaaagggagggcgTCCTGGGATGGGCTGACTGTTCTGGGGTCAAAGAGAACTGTGATTGAACTGGAGGGGGATAGAGTGCTGGTGTCTGCTAATGGGAAGTGCGTCTAGAAATGCTGAAGAGGAGAAGGATGCCGGGGTTCCAATGTAGAGGGGtagccgggtagcgcgcacacttcttttaaaatctaccccaatgtgttttgACTACATCacaaaaatttcagaaaaataattttttatatggCTGTGAAGTGGTTTATTTGAAGTAAGGATTTTCTATTATTACATCTAGCCTGCTTTAAAGGTGGATGATAGATTAGACTGAGTGTTGGATATACCCTTCCTTGCACTGTCTGGATTGCTAACacttttatatttataattttgtcTTTGACTCAGTTCCTTTTTGATCCTTGTCTCTCATACTGCATTTTGAATTATTATAACATAGAGTCACTCtcttttcattgtattttttccTACTACATGTTCCTTGGTGTTCATCTCTGGCCGGAGGAGAATAATGTAGCATTTGGGGAAAAAGATTAGAAAGAGTAAGCCTGCTCCGGAGGACAGAATGGCAAAGATCTCCACTGCCACCATGTACTTCCCCTGCGTGCTGAGGTAAGTGGGAATGAAAGACAGCCAGACGCTCACAAAGACCAGCATGCTGAAGGTGATAAACTTGGCCTCATTGAAGCTGTCAGGTAATGACCTAGCCAAAAAGGCCACCAAGAAGCTAATACTGGCCAGGAAGCCCATATATCCCAGCATGCAGTAGAAGAGTATGGTCATCCCATCATTGCACTCAACGATTATCTTCCCACTTTCAGATCTGGTGTTGTACTCAGGAAAGGAAGGATGACTAGAAATCCAATAAGTGCAGATAGCTAATTGGACCAGGGAGCAACAAATAACAAGAAGGTTGGGTATCTTTGGGCCAACCCATTTTCGGAGCTGATTGCGTGGGTTCACTGCTTTGAATGCAATGACCACAGTGACAGTTTTTGCCAATATgcaagagacactgacagtgaagATGAGGCCAAAGGCAGGTTGACGAATCATGCAGGTGAGATTTATGGGAAAGCCGACAAATGTTAGGGAGCAGAGGAAGCACAGTGTGAGGGTACAGAGGAGGAAATAACTGAGGTCCCGGTTGTTGGCCCTCACAATTGGTGTGTCTTGGAACCGGCGGAaaacaaaaaggataaggacTGTAACCAAAGACAGGATAATGGCAGTAGCAGCCAAGGATGCTCCCAGGGGCTCCTCATAGGACAGGAACTCGATAACTTTGGGTAGGCACTTGTCTCGACTTTCATTGGGCCATTGGTCTTCTGGGCACTTCCAACATTTAGTTGTATCTGAAAAGGTAGAGAAACATTGGTCAAATGCAATATCTCTATCTGTGCTATAACTGTACAAGGTTCCAGAGGGCTGCCAAAATTGTGTAGGGCCTACAACctaatggccggattttaaaaggcctgagcacttatatatatatattgatttattttttatgtaaactattcattgttttagatttttatttttattatatatttttgtaattttgagcttttataatttgataatctttatgttcttttaaatttaaatctttatttacatttgttttttatttagttatgtaaaccgttttgattaaacactgtttgtaaggacggtatacaaacacttttaaataaataaataaaaaataatccgGGGTTTACACGTCTGGCTGGGCCTTGCGGGCgctgtgtgaattttcaaagaggcccggccatgcacgtaaacacCGGTATGTAcgcaagtgctgggcctcttcaagggggtgggctgggacagcagggtttgggcagggaggggcggggccaggggcaggctgggacagcactTTTAAACGCTGTCCCGAAGACtcgtgtgccggcagccagccggcacatgcaacttacttcagcttggtAAGTtgtcatacaaaaaaaaagaaagataggtGGGGTCAGATAGGGGGTGgtcaggacaggggaagagggaggaagtttaggtaggggggtaggagcGGACTGGAGAaggctctttaattggagcagactggagaAGGCCCAAATGCGTCACCGTGCGGAGTTTGCACGCGCCAGaaaccgcacacacatggatgcgcgcgtgcactttataaaatgtacccctaagctCTCTATGGTGAAGTTTGGGTCTTAGGACTGTCTATGCTGGGCCTTAAATTGGGAGTGTGCTTAAATAAGAAAGTGATGTCCTGCCTTCTGTGCCACCAGAGGGCTCTAGTGAAACCTGACACACATGTAAAACAGTGTTTCTCAATCTTCTCCTGACAGTGCACTTGACcagccaggatatccacaatgaatatgcatgagagagagaaagccaaaCCACTAAAATCAAAATATCCATGTACTGCCCTGTTAAAGTAAGCCTCAGTAATTGCTTACATGGCACACCCAGATATTGTCAAACTCTGAaccaaacagccatgttttaacctGTTTTCTAAACCAATGGTGAACCTCCTTTGCTCTAATTTCCCTTGGAAGAACATTTCAGAGTCAAGGTGCAACAGGTAACAAATCTCTTAGCCCTGGAATACAGAGCAAGGATGCTTGTGAGGAACAAAAAGATCTACCTGGGATATAATGATTTAAATCCTCAGTCAAAAGACAAGGCACCAACCCATTCAGCCCTTATAAATATGGACCTTGCATCTTTGTGCCTTGCTTGTAGAAACGTGATCTACAAGTCCCAGCAtgaaatgggataaaaccaggactggctcttAGGACAATTACAGAACCCACATGGATTCGCCAAACCCTTCTATAATAAGCCTTACATCGTAGGATTGGGAAGTTAAAAAAGTGCTAAGTAGATTCACAGAATCACCAGAAGTGGCTCACCCGTTTCATTGGCTATTTCTCCAATGGAACAGGGGACGCAGTCGAAACAGCAGGTGGGCTGTCCCATTCTGGAAGATTTCCTGTATCCAACAAGGCAGCTCTCACTGCAGACAGTGCGAGGCGTCTGTGAATTATAAAAGAATTAGCCAACTTATGTATCTAGGTTCTCTCATTATCTCCTATTGTAGTCTGCCCTTTCTGCCTTTCCACAGCAATACCACAGATTACTTGGTatctggctttcccctcacttccACTACCTCTATGGATCACCTATGCATgaaacaagcatttttttttttagtcccgTTAACACTTTGTTTTCCACCATCTCTATTCGAACATTGCACCATATGTGTGTAGACCCTCATATCTTGTTCTTTACGCAGTCCCATACATTCATGGCAACTGTTGACATGTTTCTTCTGAGATGTCTGCAGGCCTTCTCAATATGGCTGCCACAGCCTGTCATTTCCTTTTGGAACTGTAGTGTGGCCCTCATCACATGACTAACAACCAATAGGAGTGCAGGAGAGAATTTGATCAATGGGAAAGTGAAAAGGGCAAAGATTTCAAGTCTGCCTGAGCTTTTCAGGACCATTAAAGAGCGATAGAGCAAGACAGAAGAAGTATTGCCTGTGACCCTCGATAATTCAGCCTGTTGTCCCCTGCAGGGGTTTTAACAGTCGGTATCCCTGCTTCACTGGGCAACGGGAGATAAGTAGATGGTTTGGAATATTTTCTCTGCTGAGCACTTTTCATTGCTATTTTTCTGAGAGTGTACGCACCGTTCTCAGACACACAATCAGGAGAAGCTTTTGTAGTGAGCTCTTCCATAAATTAGTGAATTCTCACAGGTCGATTTGAAAAGTATTGCACACGTATGTGAGCCACGTGCGAGTAACacgtattttaaaaagctgcaaaatgcGTGCATATGTACCCGCGTGTGTGTGaggaataagggggtggaaaaggggccgGCATGGGCATTCCTAGGCGGGGACATGACTTTCACACGTAACTCCGAATCTGGAAAACAAAACGAGAGCACATGCACTTAGATACtagatagggaggaggaatagcctagtggttagagcagtggactatgaaccaggagaccaaggttcaagtcctgctgttgctccttgtgaccttgggcaagtcactttatcctacattgtctcaggtacaaaaacttagattgtaagccctctggggatagagaaatacctacagtacctgaatgtaaaccggtgtgatatctcaattgagatgaatgttggtaaataaataaaatacctgcATCACTTTACCACTGCTCCTGATgtggagcaagtctgcagatctcacaTTTTAGCGTTTATAGGTTCAGCTGGGCAGCATGGAGGATAAAGAACCAGcagggtctgaaagacctcactattaactggacaaactggtgggctcattggaaaactgggaatgtgccttgcgCGAGCAGGATttaaaattcaatggcatacgcACGTAAAGGCTGACAAGGTCCTATTGAAGACAGTCGTGCGCTAGTTGGGTTCGAGTAACCTCTTAACATTAGGAGCATACTTGTGtgcagttggtgcattttaaaacatacgcgtgtAAATGCGTACacgtgcactcattttaaaattgacctcacaGATTTATTTAAGATGGTGGAGACTGCAACTGGAATAaaaacattggggcggattttcagagccctgctcgcctaaatccgcccaaatccgggcggatttaggcgagcagggccctgcgcgccggtgagcctattttatataggcctactggcgcgcgcagagccccgggacttgcgtaagtcccggggttctccgaggggggcgtgtcgggggcgtgtcgggggcgggcccggtcgtcacggcgtttagggggcatgtcggcagcgttttgggggcgggtacgggggcatggctacggcccggggcggtccgggggcgtggccgcgccctccatacccgcccccaggtcgcgtccaagaggcccgctggcgcgcggggatttacgcctccctccttgaggcgtaaatcccccgacaaaggtaagagggggcttagacagggccgtgagggtgggttaggtaggggaagggaggggaaggtgaggggagggcaaaaggaagttccctccgaggccactccgatttcggagcggcctcggagggaacagggataggctgcgcggctcggcgcgcgccggctatacaaaatcaatagccttgcgcgcgccgatccaggtttttagcagatacgcgcggctccgcgcgtatctactaaaatccagcttacttttgcttgcgcctgatgcgccagcaaaagtaggccaattcgcgctatttgaaaatctaccccattatgagggcaatattcagctgctatctgtCTGAAcatgttaactggataaacttatcttgcTTAATTGTCctagatattcagcagccgctCCACTCACACAGGCCTGACATTTCTACATTATTTGTACCATGGAAGGACTATTTTCTAAACTATTCCCCTCTATCTGAAGCTGCATGAAACAAAAGCCTTTTTCTATTTCTAGTTATACTTATTACTCACCTTTTCAATATGAAAGGACTGCCCAAAGCAGCTTATGACACATGCAAGCATTAACATGTCAGAAAGtcatatatctatataaataaaaatgttcaatagtttggacaaaatcgctaatctcagaaaccactgcaccGATTGCTTTCAGATTtcgacacaaccttcatttcgcatacaggaagtttcttctgtacttacattacagatatgtcacacctgtgacaggtaaaatatgtttacaaattttttcagaaaacagcgacatttgctggacgtaagcgccatctgttacaccttacactaacacacgctacactaatcatttcgccagtccaggtccacgtttcacttccattttaacacattcgcgcacttttttcgccggaagataactatttcctttacagataaaatacatctaccaccctcctcacgccccccacacacatgccaaattcatttacttcccacagcttcccaacacacacaaaaccaccctcctcacacccccacacacatgccaaatttaatTACTttccaggccctcacaacacacacaaaacctgacagaggtccgggaggctccagcggggggggggggccaggaccagtccgggacacatctcctgcactacggccctcggctgccagcaatcaacatggtgcCAACGGCCCTTTCCTTTACTATGGCActtggggacaccaatggcggagtagcccatgtgacatggtaagggcgagggcccctcggcaccatattcaggactggcagccggcggccctttgcccttactatgtcagaggacctaccactgccattactccaccccactgacatagtaagggcaaagggccgtcggacccttttcagtgctcgcagccgatggaccaacgtcaatacatcgctcccggaccgctcctgaacgcctgctccaccgactgacatttttatcaggtctcgggggggtttggagggtggggggtggtaatgaattaattgcgaacatcttgggatGGGTCATAAgagggggcaggtttcattcattcggcaactctgggggggggctactgtttttcgcaggactgggggaggggggcaatagagtgtggggtggttagtttaagagaacgtttctcatagggttgttttttgggggaagggggaagttcacacacaaatacatacactaaacttgcacgatctcgggaacgcaccaaaatagccgtccccagaccacaaaacaaatttgggagtgtaaatttggttaggcactcccttATTTGACTATATAACGCGCACAGACACCcggggacagaccacatgtagcaccaacaattttaatttcccaggtcttgggggggggcaggagggtggggggttattatttgatttaaagggttgggattgggggtggggggtttggggtggggggttcccacagaaatagaaagacaaaagttttctgatctgcagAGTAGGCAGTAGGCaagggggaggtgacagtgaggggag
The DNA window shown above is from Rhinatrema bivittatum chromosome 19, aRhiBiv1.1, whole genome shotgun sequence and carries:
- the LOC115081084 gene encoding vomeronasal type-2 receptor 26-like; this translates as MVTGKELIPCTGDEDLKAVVPVLFQLDDLSVSYHIYLAVYAYAYTLHNMILDGAKEDVFGIQTNIQNIKPWQVLHYLWDVHFTTESGEDIYFDKNGDVPTVFDIMNIQIYPDDTTRLVKVGRYDARESPALEIIINVSAILWNENSGKTPRTVCSESCLVGYRKSSRMGQPTCCFDCVPCSIGEIANETDTTKCWKCPEDQWPNESRDKCLPKVIEFLSYEEPLGASLAATAIILSLVTVLILFVFRRFQDTPIVRANNRDLSYFLLCTLTLCFLCSLTFVGFPINLTCMIRQPAFGLIFTVSVSCILAKTVTVVIAFKAVNPRNQLRKWVGPKIPNLLVICCSLVQLAICTYWISSHPSFPEYNTRSESGKIIVECNDGMTILFYCMLGYMGFLASISFLVAFLARSLPDSFNEAKFITFSMLVFVSVWLSFIPTYLSTQGKYMVAVEIFAILSSGAGLLFLIFFPKCYIILLRPEMNTKEHVVGKNTMKRE